A genomic segment from Montipora foliosa isolate CH-2021 chromosome 9, ASM3666993v2, whole genome shotgun sequence encodes:
- the LOC137972094 gene encoding electroneutral sodium bicarbonate exchanger 1-like isoform X1 — MMSMEYRPRVGSKIGADVAIDPHMLDVYRSQVEDVDIQDHRQVYVGVHIPLRPRKHHHQKHHGHHRRKHRPNGSIEFKSDDSGNTSSSLPTDKVRFILGGEENDESHKMFTQLAHYQNEPEEWRQMARWLKFEEAVEEGGDRWSKPHVGTLSLYSLFELRSSLLRGTVLLDMHASNLTQIADLVLDDMVNKNHLDQHCRQKAREILLKKHRHQCKPKSSKKKTSMSSFGSFAKKASSAGLSEMLKRSDSTPKAPEQQRLEVVNEVGGKGGEFPHLPSAADLVGKQKDSDAREEIEKAESDPCLEYDNNFMKKIPPGAQASNVLVGELDFLKKPVTAFVRLDNACVLGNITEVPVPTRFIFVMLGPPGTPGRYHEVGRAIGTLMSDEIFHEVAYKAQCREDLLAGIDEFLMQVTVLPPGEWDPSIRIEPPDAVPSQDKRLESAKAGAGGGGEEHDPAGDREEQLAKTGRLCGGVIADIKRRAPWYWSDFKDALNAQCIASIIFIYFACLTPIITFGGLMGTKTGKYMAAMEQILAGGIGGVMFSLFGGQPLIILGATGPMLVFEEILYTFCENFGIDYLPFRLWIGIWTMLYCFILVITDASAFVRYFTRFTEESFATLIALIFIVEGFKKLVHVLDDSPVKIGDENGYIDWNACQCIKKGMGDSFTRFNNNTGIYLNQPLGDCERLGGELVGQACHSNVFFLSVILSLGTFALAFTLKGFRTSSYFPTKVRAVISDFAILIAIMVMVGIDLAFAVNTPKLDIPLKFQPTAHEKRGWIVPPLGKNPVWTIPAAAIPALLATILVFMDQQITALIVNRREHKLKKGAGYHLDLLLVAIIIGICSLLGLPWVVAATVLSVGHVQSLFVESQCTAPGEKTQFLGVREQRVTGTFIFVLIGLTVFIAPILKFVPMPVLFGLFFYMGFSALRGLQFFERIKIIFMPVKHQPDLMYLRQVPLKRIHIFTFIQLFCLAVLWAIKSTPAALIFPVMVLMLVAVRKVMEKIFTLHELEVLDDLMPENIKKQKAELEAKKKKDDSFDYDDDDGDDDADGRKDTPGKELNGSAPHVEAPMNITEEMCKTSLWKTFVKDGSTKKPQSRKSKSPDKHKHKHRHHHKSKHSSRHRRERDADDGQEGLWMMSKKDEEEDGELSDAELQRKLSTISEDKPGDVVIDMDQIQDSLLEEAEEDETADKADAEAKC; from the exons ATGATGTCGATGGAATATCGGCCCAGAGTG GGATCAAAGATTGGTGCAGATGTAGCTATTGATCCACACATGCTCGATGTTTATCGCTCTCAAGTTGAAGATGTAGACATTCAAG ATCATCGTCAAGTGTATGTAGGGGTTCATATTCCCTTACGGCCACGGAAACATCATCACCAAAAACATCATGGGCATCACAGGCGAAAACACAGGCCTAATGGTTCGATCGAATTCAAGTCGGACGATTCAG GCAATACATCATCATCGCTGCCAACTGATAAAGTGCGTTTCATTCTTGGTGGCGAAGAAAATGATGAATCTCACAAAATGTTTACACAGCTGGCACATTATCAAAATGAGCCTGAAGAATGGAGGCAAATGGCCCGTTGGCTTAAGTTTGAAGAAGCTGTTGAAGAAGGTGGAGATCGATGGAGTAAACCACATGTTGGAACATTGTCCCTTTACAGTTTGTTTGAATTGAGAAGTTCTCTGTTACGAGGGACTGTCCTTCTGGACATGCATGCTAGCAATTTAACGCAAATTGCTG ATCTTGTGCTTGATGACATGGTAAACAAAAACCATTTGGATCAACACTGCCGACAGAAAGCACGAGAGATCCTACTGAAAAAACATCGCCATCAATGCAAACCCAAAAGTTCCAAAAAGAAGACAAGCATGAGTAGCTTTGGGTCATTTGCAAAGAAAGCTTCTTCAGCTGGCTTGAGTGAAATGCTGAAACGTTCAGACTCTACTCCAAAAGCACCAGAACAGCAGAGGTTAGAAGTGGTAAATGAAGTTGGTGGCAAAGGTGGTGAATTCCCTCACCTTCCATCAGCCGCTGATTTAGTCGGAAAGCAAAAAGACAGCGATGCCAGAGAGGAGATTGAAAAGGCTGAATCTGATCCCTGTCTTGAG taTGACAATAATTTCATGAAGAAAATTCCACCGGGGGCACAAGCTTCAAATGTTCTGGTTGGAGAACTGGATTTCTTGAAGAAGCCAGTGACAGCATTTGTGCGCCTCGATAATGCTTGTGTGCTTGGAAATATTACCGAGGTTCCCGTTCCAACTAGATTTATCTTTGTGATGTTGGGCCCCCCAGGAACACCTGGTCGATACCATGAAGTTGGCCGTGCCATAGGAACCTTGATGTCTGATGAG ATTTTTCATGAAGTGGCTTATAAAGCTCAGTGTCGTGAAGACTTGTTGGCCGGAATCGATGAATTTCTTATGCAG GTCACAGTTTTACCTCCAGGCGAATGGGATCCATCCATCAGAATCGAACCTCCCGATGCTGTTCCTTCCCAGGACAAACGTCTTGAGTCTGCTAAAGCAGGAGCTGGTGGTGGAGGAGAAGAACATGATCCTGCTGGCGACAGAGAAGAGCAACTTGCTAAAACTGGAAG GTTATGTGGAGGTGTCATTGCTGATATTAAGCGGCGTGCTCCGTGGTACTGGAGTGATTTTAAGGATGCACTGAATGCTCAGTGCATTGCTTCAATTATTTTCATTTACTTTGCATGTCTCACGCCGATCATCACATTTGGGGGCCTAATGGGCACAAAAACAGGCAAatacatg GCAGCTATGGAGCAGATTTTAGCCGGTGGTATTGGAGGGGTCATGTTCTCATTGTTTGGTGGTCAGCCTCTCATTATTCTTGGAGCCACTGGCCCTATGTTGGTCTTTGAAGAAATCCTTTACACATTTTGTGAGAATTTTGGCATTGACTACCTTCCATTCCGCTTGTGGATCGGGATCTGGACCATGCTATACTGCTTTATTCTTGTTATAACAGATGCCAGTGCCTTTGTCAGATACTTCACCCGTTTCACAGAAGAGTCCTTTGCCACTCTCATTGCTCTAATTTTCATTGTTGAGGGTTTTAAAAAGTTAGTGCATGTTTTGGACGACAGCCCAGTTAAGATTGGGGATGAAAATGGGTACATAGACTGGAATGCATGCCAATGCATTAAGAAAGGTATGGGTGACAGTTTCACTCGCTTCAACAACAATACTGGCATTTACCTCAATCAGCCATTGGGAGACTGTGAGAGACTTGGTGGTGAGCTTGTGGGTCAAGCCTGTCACAGTAATGTATTTTTTCTGTCTGTCATCCTTTCGCTGGGGACTTTTGCACTTGCATTTACACTGAAAGGATTCCGCACCAGTTCTTACTTTCCAACAAAG GTCCGTGCAGTAATATCTGACTTTGCCATTCTCATTGCTATCATGGTGATGGTGGGAATAGATCTTGCGTTTGCTGTCAACACACCAAAGCTTGACATTCCATTGAAATTCCAGCCAACAGCCCATGAAAAGAGGGGCTGGATTGTTCCACCACTGGGTAAGAATCCTGTATGGACCATTCCTGCTGCAGCTATTCCAGCTTTGCTTGCTACTATCTTGGTTTTCATGGATCAGCAGATCACAGCACTGATTGTGAACAGACGAGAACACAAGCTTAAG AAAGGAGCTGGTTATCATCTTGATCTACTTCTTGTTGCCATTATCATTGGTATTTGTTCATTGCTTGGTTTACCCTGGGTGGTAGCGGCAACTGTGCTGTCTGTTGGCCATGTACAGAGCTTGTTTGTGGAATCACAATGTACAGCTCCTGGTGAAAAAACTCAGTTTCTTGGTGTAAG GGAACAGCGTGTTACTGGTACTTTCATATTCGTCCTTATTGGCTTGACTGTTTTCATTGCACCAATATTGAAG tttgTCCCTATGCCAGTTCTGTTTGGACTTTTCTTCTACATGGGATTTTCTGCACTTAGAGGATTACAG ttttttgaaagaattaaaaTCATCTTCATGCCAGTCAAGCATCAGCCTGATCTAATGTATTTGCGACAAGTTCCTCTTAAGAGAATTCACATCTTCACATTTATCCAGCTGTTTTGTTTGGCAGTGCTCTGGGCCATCAAATCTACTCCTGCTGCTCTCATCTTCCCTGTTATG GTATTGATGTTGGTCGCTGTTCGCAAAGTTATGGAAAAAATTTTCACCCTCCATGAACTCGAGGTTCTGGATGACTTGATGCCGGAGAacataaagaaacaaaaagcagAACTGGaagcaaaaaagaagaaagacgaCAGCTTTGactatgatgatgacgatggtgatgatgatgcaGATGGCAGAAAG GATACGCCTGGAAAAGAATTGAATGGCAGTGCGCCTCATGTTGAAGCCCCGATGAATATCACAGAGGAGATGTGCAAAACATCATTGTGGAAGACATTTGTGAAGGATGGCTCCACCAAAAAGCCTCAGAGTCGTAAAAGCAAGTCCCCCGAcaaacacaagcacaagcacagaCATCACCACAAGAGCAAACACAGTAGTAGACACAGAAGAGAACGTGATGCAGATGATGGGCAAGAGGGACTATGGATGATGAGCAAGAAAGACGAAGAGGAAGATGGTGAACTCAGTGATGCAGAGTTGCAGAGAAAACTATCGACAATTAGTGAAGATAAACCAGGTGATGTAGTCATTGATATGGATCAGATTCAGGACTCTCTGCTGGAAGAGGCTGAAGAGGATGAAACTGCAGACAAGGCGGATGCAGAAGCCAAATGCTAA
- the LOC137972094 gene encoding electroneutral sodium bicarbonate exchanger 1-like isoform X2 codes for MEFRQPSMDEIPGPVDNRVLSSNGYIGELDYQHHRQVYVGVHIPLRPRKHHHQKHHGHHRRKHRPNGSIEFKSDDSGNTSSSLPTDKVRFILGGEENDESHKMFTQLAHYQNEPEEWRQMARWLKFEEAVEEGGDRWSKPHVGTLSLYSLFELRSSLLRGTVLLDMHASNLTQIADLVLDDMVNKNHLDQHCRQKAREILLKKHRHQCKPKSSKKKTSMSSFGSFAKKASSAGLSEMLKRSDSTPKAPEQQRLEVVNEVGGKGGEFPHLPSAADLVGKQKDSDAREEIEKAESDPCLEYDNNFMKKIPPGAQASNVLVGELDFLKKPVTAFVRLDNACVLGNITEVPVPTRFIFVMLGPPGTPGRYHEVGRAIGTLMSDEIFHEVAYKAQCREDLLAGIDEFLMQVTVLPPGEWDPSIRIEPPDAVPSQDKRLESAKAGAGGGGEEHDPAGDREEQLAKTGRLCGGVIADIKRRAPWYWSDFKDALNAQCIASIIFIYFACLTPIITFGGLMGTKTGKYMAAMEQILAGGIGGVMFSLFGGQPLIILGATGPMLVFEEILYTFCENFGIDYLPFRLWIGIWTMLYCFILVITDASAFVRYFTRFTEESFATLIALIFIVEGFKKLVHVLDDSPVKIGDENGYIDWNACQCIKKGMGDSFTRFNNNTGIYLNQPLGDCERLGGELVGQACHSNVFFLSVILSLGTFALAFTLKGFRTSSYFPTKVRAVISDFAILIAIMVMVGIDLAFAVNTPKLDIPLKFQPTAHEKRGWIVPPLGKNPVWTIPAAAIPALLATILVFMDQQITALIVNRREHKLKKGAGYHLDLLLVAIIIGICSLLGLPWVVAATVLSVGHVQSLFVESQCTAPGEKTQFLGVREQRVTGTFIFVLIGLTVFIAPILKFVPMPVLFGLFFYMGFSALRGLQFFERIKIIFMPVKHQPDLMYLRQVPLKRIHIFTFIQLFCLAVLWAIKSTPAALIFPVMVLMLVAVRKVMEKIFTLHELEVLDDLMPENIKKQKAELEAKKKKDDSFDYDDDDGDDDADGRKDTPGKELNGSAPHVEAPMNITEEMCKTSLWKTFVKDGSTKKPQSRKSKSPDKHKHKHRHHHKSKHSSRHRRERDADDGQEGLWMMSKKDEEEDGELSDAELQRKLSTISEDKPGDVVIDMDQIQDSLLEEAEEDETADKADAEAKC; via the exons ATGGAGTTCCGTCAGCCg AGCATGGATGAGATCCCAGGACCGGTGGATAACAGGGTGTTGAGCTCCAATGGGTACATTGGCGAACTCGATTATCAAC ATCATCGTCAAGTGTATGTAGGGGTTCATATTCCCTTACGGCCACGGAAACATCATCACCAAAAACATCATGGGCATCACAGGCGAAAACACAGGCCTAATGGTTCGATCGAATTCAAGTCGGACGATTCAG GCAATACATCATCATCGCTGCCAACTGATAAAGTGCGTTTCATTCTTGGTGGCGAAGAAAATGATGAATCTCACAAAATGTTTACACAGCTGGCACATTATCAAAATGAGCCTGAAGAATGGAGGCAAATGGCCCGTTGGCTTAAGTTTGAAGAAGCTGTTGAAGAAGGTGGAGATCGATGGAGTAAACCACATGTTGGAACATTGTCCCTTTACAGTTTGTTTGAATTGAGAAGTTCTCTGTTACGAGGGACTGTCCTTCTGGACATGCATGCTAGCAATTTAACGCAAATTGCTG ATCTTGTGCTTGATGACATGGTAAACAAAAACCATTTGGATCAACACTGCCGACAGAAAGCACGAGAGATCCTACTGAAAAAACATCGCCATCAATGCAAACCCAAAAGTTCCAAAAAGAAGACAAGCATGAGTAGCTTTGGGTCATTTGCAAAGAAAGCTTCTTCAGCTGGCTTGAGTGAAATGCTGAAACGTTCAGACTCTACTCCAAAAGCACCAGAACAGCAGAGGTTAGAAGTGGTAAATGAAGTTGGTGGCAAAGGTGGTGAATTCCCTCACCTTCCATCAGCCGCTGATTTAGTCGGAAAGCAAAAAGACAGCGATGCCAGAGAGGAGATTGAAAAGGCTGAATCTGATCCCTGTCTTGAG taTGACAATAATTTCATGAAGAAAATTCCACCGGGGGCACAAGCTTCAAATGTTCTGGTTGGAGAACTGGATTTCTTGAAGAAGCCAGTGACAGCATTTGTGCGCCTCGATAATGCTTGTGTGCTTGGAAATATTACCGAGGTTCCCGTTCCAACTAGATTTATCTTTGTGATGTTGGGCCCCCCAGGAACACCTGGTCGATACCATGAAGTTGGCCGTGCCATAGGAACCTTGATGTCTGATGAG ATTTTTCATGAAGTGGCTTATAAAGCTCAGTGTCGTGAAGACTTGTTGGCCGGAATCGATGAATTTCTTATGCAG GTCACAGTTTTACCTCCAGGCGAATGGGATCCATCCATCAGAATCGAACCTCCCGATGCTGTTCCTTCCCAGGACAAACGTCTTGAGTCTGCTAAAGCAGGAGCTGGTGGTGGAGGAGAAGAACATGATCCTGCTGGCGACAGAGAAGAGCAACTTGCTAAAACTGGAAG GTTATGTGGAGGTGTCATTGCTGATATTAAGCGGCGTGCTCCGTGGTACTGGAGTGATTTTAAGGATGCACTGAATGCTCAGTGCATTGCTTCAATTATTTTCATTTACTTTGCATGTCTCACGCCGATCATCACATTTGGGGGCCTAATGGGCACAAAAACAGGCAAatacatg GCAGCTATGGAGCAGATTTTAGCCGGTGGTATTGGAGGGGTCATGTTCTCATTGTTTGGTGGTCAGCCTCTCATTATTCTTGGAGCCACTGGCCCTATGTTGGTCTTTGAAGAAATCCTTTACACATTTTGTGAGAATTTTGGCATTGACTACCTTCCATTCCGCTTGTGGATCGGGATCTGGACCATGCTATACTGCTTTATTCTTGTTATAACAGATGCCAGTGCCTTTGTCAGATACTTCACCCGTTTCACAGAAGAGTCCTTTGCCACTCTCATTGCTCTAATTTTCATTGTTGAGGGTTTTAAAAAGTTAGTGCATGTTTTGGACGACAGCCCAGTTAAGATTGGGGATGAAAATGGGTACATAGACTGGAATGCATGCCAATGCATTAAGAAAGGTATGGGTGACAGTTTCACTCGCTTCAACAACAATACTGGCATTTACCTCAATCAGCCATTGGGAGACTGTGAGAGACTTGGTGGTGAGCTTGTGGGTCAAGCCTGTCACAGTAATGTATTTTTTCTGTCTGTCATCCTTTCGCTGGGGACTTTTGCACTTGCATTTACACTGAAAGGATTCCGCACCAGTTCTTACTTTCCAACAAAG GTCCGTGCAGTAATATCTGACTTTGCCATTCTCATTGCTATCATGGTGATGGTGGGAATAGATCTTGCGTTTGCTGTCAACACACCAAAGCTTGACATTCCATTGAAATTCCAGCCAACAGCCCATGAAAAGAGGGGCTGGATTGTTCCACCACTGGGTAAGAATCCTGTATGGACCATTCCTGCTGCAGCTATTCCAGCTTTGCTTGCTACTATCTTGGTTTTCATGGATCAGCAGATCACAGCACTGATTGTGAACAGACGAGAACACAAGCTTAAG AAAGGAGCTGGTTATCATCTTGATCTACTTCTTGTTGCCATTATCATTGGTATTTGTTCATTGCTTGGTTTACCCTGGGTGGTAGCGGCAACTGTGCTGTCTGTTGGCCATGTACAGAGCTTGTTTGTGGAATCACAATGTACAGCTCCTGGTGAAAAAACTCAGTTTCTTGGTGTAAG GGAACAGCGTGTTACTGGTACTTTCATATTCGTCCTTATTGGCTTGACTGTTTTCATTGCACCAATATTGAAG tttgTCCCTATGCCAGTTCTGTTTGGACTTTTCTTCTACATGGGATTTTCTGCACTTAGAGGATTACAG ttttttgaaagaattaaaaTCATCTTCATGCCAGTCAAGCATCAGCCTGATCTAATGTATTTGCGACAAGTTCCTCTTAAGAGAATTCACATCTTCACATTTATCCAGCTGTTTTGTTTGGCAGTGCTCTGGGCCATCAAATCTACTCCTGCTGCTCTCATCTTCCCTGTTATG GTATTGATGTTGGTCGCTGTTCGCAAAGTTATGGAAAAAATTTTCACCCTCCATGAACTCGAGGTTCTGGATGACTTGATGCCGGAGAacataaagaaacaaaaagcagAACTGGaagcaaaaaagaagaaagacgaCAGCTTTGactatgatgatgacgatggtgatgatgatgcaGATGGCAGAAAG GATACGCCTGGAAAAGAATTGAATGGCAGTGCGCCTCATGTTGAAGCCCCGATGAATATCACAGAGGAGATGTGCAAAACATCATTGTGGAAGACATTTGTGAAGGATGGCTCCACCAAAAAGCCTCAGAGTCGTAAAAGCAAGTCCCCCGAcaaacacaagcacaagcacagaCATCACCACAAGAGCAAACACAGTAGTAGACACAGAAGAGAACGTGATGCAGATGATGGGCAAGAGGGACTATGGATGATGAGCAAGAAAGACGAAGAGGAAGATGGTGAACTCAGTGATGCAGAGTTGCAGAGAAAACTATCGACAATTAGTGAAGATAAACCAGGTGATGTAGTCATTGATATGGATCAGATTCAGGACTCTCTGCTGGAAGAGGCTGAAGAGGATGAAACTGCAGACAAGGCGGATGCAGAAGCCAAATGCTAA
- the LOC137972095 gene encoding electrogenic sodium bicarbonate cotransporter 1-like: protein MVMVGIDLAFAVNTPKLDIPLKFQPTAHEKRGWIVPPLGKNPVWTIPAAAIPALLATILVFMDQQITALIVNRREHKLKKGAGYHLDLLLVAIIIGICSLLGLPWVVAATVLSVGHVQSLFVESQCTAPGEKTQFLGVREQRVTGTFIFVLIGLTVFIAPILKFVPMPVLFGLFFYMGFSALRGLQFFERIKIIFMPVKHQPDLMYLRQVPLKRIHIFTFIQLFCLAVLWAIKSTPAALIFPVMVLMLVAVRKVMEKIFTLHELEVLDDLMPENIKKQKAELEAKKKKDDSFDYDDDDGDDDADGRKDTPGKELNGSAPHVEAPMNITEEMCKTSLWKTFVKDGSTKKPQSRKSKSPDKHKHKHRHHHKSKHSSRHRRERDADDGQEGLWMMSKKDEEEDGELSDAELQRKLSTISEDKPGDVVIDMDQIQDSLLEEAEEDETADKADAEAKC from the exons ATGGTGATGGTGGGAATAGATCTTGCGTTTGCTGTCAACACACCAAAGCTTGACATTCCATTGAAATTCCAGCCAACAGCCCATGAAAAGAGGGGCTGGATTGTTCCACCACTGGGTAAGAATCCTGTATGGACCATTCCTGCTGCAGCTATTCCAGCTTTGCTTGCTACTATCTTGGTTTTCATGGATCAGCAGATCACAGCACTGATTGTGAACAGACGAGAACACAAGCTTAAG AAAGGAGCTGGTTATCATCTTGATCTACTTCTTGTTGCCATTATCATTGGTATTTGTTCATTGCTTGGTTTACCCTGGGTGGTAGCGGCAACTGTGCTGTCTGTTGGCCATGTACAGAGCTTGTTTGTGGAATCACAATGTACAGCTCCTGGTGAAAAAACTCAGTTTCTTGGTGTAAG GGAACAGCGTGTTACTGGTACTTTCATATTCGTCCTTATTGGCTTGACTGTTTTCATTGCACCAATATTGAAG tttgTCCCTATGCCAGTTCTGTTTGGACTTTTCTTCTACATGGGATTTTCTGCACTTAGAGGATTACAG ttttttgaaagaattaaaaTCATCTTCATGCCAGTCAAGCATCAGCCTGATCTAATGTATTTGCGACAAGTTCCTCTTAAGAGAATTCACATCTTCACATTTATCCAGCTGTTTTGTTTGGCAGTGCTCTGGGCCATCAAATCTACTCCTGCTGCTCTCATCTTCCCTGTTATG GTATTGATGTTGGTCGCTGTTCGCAAAGTTATGGAAAAAATTTTCACCCTCCATGAACTCGAGGTTCTGGATGACTTGATGCCGGAGAacataaagaaacaaaaagcagAACTGGaagcaaaaaagaagaaagacgaCAGCTTTGactatgatgatgacgatggtgatgatgatgcaGATGGCAGAAAG GATACGCCTGGAAAAGAATTGAATGGCAGTGCGCCTCATGTTGAAGCCCCGATGAATATCACAGAGGAGATGTGCAAAACATCATTGTGGAAGACATTTGTGAAGGATGGCTCCACCAAAAAGCCTCAGAGTCGTAAAAGCAAGTCCCCCGAcaaacacaagcacaagcacagaCATCACCACAAGAGCAAACACAGTAGTAGACACAGAAGAGAACGTGATGCAGATGATGGGCAAGAGGGACTATGGATGATGAGCAAGAAAGACGAAGAGGAAGATGGTGAACTCAGTGATGCAGAGTTGCAGAGAAAACTATCGACAATTAGTGAAGATAAACCAGGTGATGTAGTCATTGATATGGATCAGATTCAGGACTCTCTGCTGGAAGAGGCTGAAGAGGATGAAACTGCAGACAAGGCGGATGCAGAAGCCAAATGCTAA